ACGGCAACCAATACAGGCCGCTTCATCAACCCACACCGCCTTGGGCTGAAGCCTGCCGCCCAGGACAGGCTCCAATCCTGTCCGCTCGTCTTGATCAAAAGACGTTGCGACATAGGCGACAGCCGCTGGATTCTTCACAGGATCAACCTTCTGGACAAAAGACCTGGTTCAGGCGTCCCAACGGGTCACCACCAGCTCGATAGATCCATCCTGGCAATCACGCTGCTCTGTGACATCAAAACCTTCATGACGCGTGGCTTCCAGCACTGACCTCAGTGCATAGCGCTGCGTCAGACGGGAGAGAAAACGCTCAACAGGCACAGGCTGACGCCACAGGTCCAGATCAGTGACGAACTCGTAGGCATGATTCGATTCGTTCCATCGGAACCCGAAGTCGGCACCACCGTCAACGGCGACTGCCAGCTCAGCTTCGACGGTCTGCCCTTTGTAACCACGCACGGTCTGCTGACTGTCGCCGGGCGTG
This genomic window from Synechococcus sp. MIT S9220 contains:
- a CDS encoding DUF1257 domain-containing protein, which encodes MSHFSTVKTELRQLAPLRGALEDLGYTPGDSQQTVRGYKGQTVEAELAVAVDGGADFGFRWNESNHAYEFVTDLDLWRQPVPVERFLSRLTQRYALRSVLEATRHEGFDVTEQRDCQDGSIELVVTRWDA